In the Parafrankia irregularis genome, CGCCTCGCCACCGCGGTCGGCGGCAGCTACCTGCACCTCGGCGGCGACGGGGTACGCATCAACCCGTTCGACCTCCCGATCCAGACCACCCCCGACGGCCGGCGGACCACACCCCGCGACGCGCTGGTGCGCCGCAGCCTGTTCCTGCACACCGTCATCTCGGTGCTGGTCGGCCAGCTGACGGCGACCGAACGCGCAGCCCTCGACACGGCGATCACCGCCACCTACCAGGCGGCGGGAATCAACTCCGACCCGCGCAGCTGGGGCCGACCGGCGCCGCTGCTGGCGGATCTCGCCACCACGCTCGCCCGCTCCGACGACCCGGCAGCGGTGGCACTCGGTGCCCGCCTGCACCCCTACACGGCGGGGGCGTTCTCGGGCCTGTTCGACGGGCCGACCACCGGCAGCGGCGACGGCCACCTGGTCGTCTACTCGCTGCGCGACCTGGCCGACGAACTCAAGCCGATCGGGACGCTGCTTGTGCTCGACGCCGTGTGGCGGCGGGTGTCCAACCCCGCCGACCGCCGGCCCCGCCTCGTCGTGGTCGACGAAGCCTGGCTGCTGATGCGCCAGCCCGCCGGCGCGGACTTCCTGTTCCGCATGGCCAAGTCCTCCCGCAAACACTGGGCGGGGCTCACCGTCGCCACCCAGGACACCGCCGACGTGCTGGCCACCGATCTCGGCCGGGCGATCGTCACCAACGCCGCCACCCAGATCCTGCTCCGCCAGGCGCCCCAGGTGGCCGACGAGATCACCGCCGTGTTCGACCTGTCCGAGGGCGAGCGGCAGTTCCTGCTCTCCGCCGACCGCGGTCAAGGACTCCTCGCGGCCGGGGTACAGCGAGTCGCTTTCCAAGCCTTGGCCTCGGACGTCGAGCACCGCCTGGTCACCACAAACCCGGCCGAACTCGCCGCCGAAACCGACGACCCGGGCGACGACAGCTTCCTCAATCTTGCCGTACCGGCTGATCCGGGCGACGACGACGGCCAGATCTACCTCGACCCCGCCTGACCGCCACCCCGTCTGTAGCCGCACGGAGATCGTGACCATGGACCTGTTCGCCGCGGCAGCCACCACGCCGTCTTCACCGATCGCCACCTCCCCGGCCGACCCCTGGAGTTTCCTCCACGAGCTGGTGGACCATCTGCGGGCATCGGCGCCGGTCTGGGCACCGATCGCTGTCCCGCTGCTCACTCTCACCGTCGTCGGCCTGCTCACCCTGCGACGGCGGCTGCGCCGCCGCTACCAGCAACGCCTCACCACCGGCGCCCGCCTCGTCACCGTCCTCGCCCCACCCACCGTCGACCCGGCCGGCGCGAACGCGCTGTGGGCGAACCTGCTCGGCCTACTCCGCCCCGGCTGGCGACGCCTGATCGGCCAGCCACACCTGGTGTGGGAATACCAGTTCACCGCCGACGGCATCCGCATCCAGATCTGGGTCCCCGGCGTCGTCCCCGACGGCTTCGTCGAACGCGCCGTCGAAGCGGCCTGGCCCGGCGCCCACACCCGCACCATCCCCGCCCGCGCGCCACTGCCCGTACGCGCCCGGCCCGGCCGGCGGATCCTCGCCGCCGGCGGAGAACTCTGCCTCGCCCGCCCCGAAGCACTGCCCATCCGCACAGACCACGACGCAGACCCGATCCGCGCCCTGCTCGGTGCACCCGGCAACCTCGCCCGCAACCAACGCGCGACGGTGCAGATCCTGGCCCGGCCGGTCACCGGCCGCCGCGTCGCCCGATCCCGCCAGGCCGCCCGCAGGCTGCGCACCGGCGGCTCCGCACACCTAGTCGGCGGGCTGCTGGACCTGCTCACCCCCCACACCAGCCGCACCCGGCAACGCCGCCGGACAGCCACCACCACGGTGAAGACCGACCCGCAGACGTCACTGGCGCAGTCCGCGGAAGACCGCGCCATCGTCACCAAGCAACGGGGCGCGCCGTACGAGGTCCGTGTCCGCTACGCCATCGCCGCGATACTCGACGAACAGACCGACGAGACCACCACCGCCCAGGTGACCAGCCAGCTACGCGGCAGGGCGCACGCGATCGCGTCGGCGTTCGCGGCCTACGGCGAACACAACTACTACCGCCGCGTCCGGCTACGCCACCCGCTGCCCGTCCTCGCCAGTCGGCAGTTCGGCCACGGCGACCTGCTCTCGGTCGCCGAACTCGGCGCACTGGCGCACCTGCCCGTGGACGAGGCAACTCCCGGCCTGCAACGCGCCGGCGCGAAAGCCGTCGCCCCACCGCCCGGCGTCTCCGGTCCGGGCCCAAACGTCCGCCCCATCGGGCGGACCGACGCCGGGCACACGCGGCCCGTCGGTCTGCGGGTCCCCGACGCCCGCCACCACCTGCATGTCCTCGGGGCGACCGGCGCAGGAAAGTCCGAACTCCTCGCCCGCATGACCCTGGACGACGTCGCC is a window encoding:
- a CDS encoding type IV secretory system conjugative DNA transfer family protein is translated as MDLFAAAATTPSSPIATSPADPWSFLHELVDHLRASAPVWAPIAVPLLTLTVVGLLTLRRRLRRRYQQRLTTGARLVTVLAPPTVDPAGANALWANLLGLLRPGWRRLIGQPHLVWEYQFTADGIRIQIWVPGVVPDGFVERAVEAAWPGAHTRTIPARAPLPVRARPGRRILAAGGELCLARPEALPIRTDHDADPIRALLGAPGNLARNQRATVQILARPVTGRRVARSRQAARRLRTGGSAHLVGGLLDLLTPHTSRTRQRRRTATTTVKTDPQTSLAQSAEDRAIVTKQRGAPYEVRVRYAIAAILDEQTDETTTAQVTSQLRGRAHAIASAFAAYGEHNYYRRVRLRHPLPVLASRQFGHGDLLSVAELGALAHLPVDEATPGLQRAGAKAVAPPPGVSGPGPNVRPIGRTDAGHTRPVGLRVPDARHHLHVLGATGAGKSELLARMTLDDVAAHRGVVNVDPKGDQIIDILARYPLDALDRLVLFDAESNARPPCLNPLDQPDRQRAVDNLVSIFSRVYADSWGPRTEDIFRAGLLTLAAQPGVPVLTDLPKLLTDAAYRHRALGEINDDILAGFWTWYEALSEAARGHVVAPLMNKLRGFLLRPFVRAAIAAGPSTVDMDAVLNDGGVCLVRIAQDALGVETAALMGSIVVSAVWQATTRRARLPQGKRPDASLYLDEAHNFLTLPYALEDMLAAARGYRLGITLAHQNLVQLPRHLEESIGANARSKIYFTVSPADAKRLARHTEPRLAEHDLANLGVFHAAARLVVGGEEAPAFTVVTEKLPPPVPGRAVQIRRALRRRAAAPATPAPTGPRPQPTADPRRVP
- a CDS encoding VirB4 family type IV secretion system protein; this translates as MSRRTRRQAQALVPSPAAVDAAAAAFIPDALSIAPRHLDVGGDFLATMAITGYPREVHAGWLAPLLTYPGRVDVAVHVEPIDPVTSANRLRRQLSKLESGRQLGDEHGRLIDPQVEAATEDAYDLSARVARGEGKLFRLGLYLTVHAASEAELADEVAAVRALAASLLLDAKPVSYRSLQGWVSTLPLGLDQVRMRRTFDTAALSAAFPFTSPDLPPTDPTSLAPTGVFYGLNVASNGLVYWDRFGDVDNHNAVLLGRSGAGKSYLVKLELLRSLYRGIEIHVLDPEDEYARLATAVGGSYLHLGGDGVRINPFDLPIQTTPDGRRTTPRDALVRRSLFLHTVISVLVGQLTATERAALDTAITATYQAAGINSDPRSWGRPAPLLADLATTLARSDDPAAVALGARLHPYTAGAFSGLFDGPTTGSGDGHLVVYSLRDLADELKPIGTLLVLDAVWRRVSNPADRRPRLVVVDEAWLLMRQPAGADFLFRMAKSSRKHWAGLTVATQDTADVLATDLGRAIVTNAATQILLRQAPQVADEITAVFDLSEGERQFLLSADRGQGLLAAGVQRVAFQALASDVEHRLVTTNPAELAAETDDPGDDSFLNLAVPADPGDDDGQIYLDPA